The sequence CGGCTTTGTCGATATTGTTGAGGGGCGTTTTGATGCCGGGATCCGTCTGGGCGAAAGCGTGGATAAGGATATGATTGCTGTAAGAATTGGACCGGATATGCGCATGGCTGTGGTGGGAGCACCGTCCTATTTTGCTGCTAACCCTGTGCCCGAAACACCTCACGAGCTACAAAACCATCGGTGTATCAATATGCGCCTGCCGACTGCCGGTGGACTTTACCACTGGGAGTTTGAGAAGGAAGGGAAACCTTTACGGGTTAGAGTGGAAGGACAGGTAACGTTTAATCAGCAGGCGGAAAGAATTGATGCTGCTTTATCTGGTTTTGGCATCGCCTGTATACCTGAAGATAGGGTGCAGGATTATATAAAGTCAGGAGAGCTTATTCAGGTTCTGCAAGACTGGTGCCCATCTTTCCCCGGATATTATCTTTACTACCCCAGCCGTAAGCAGCATCCACCCGCTTTTGCGCTGATGATCGATGCGCTTCGCTACTCAGAATGACGGGTCCGCCATTAGCTGTGGACCCGTCCGGGTATTAACGTCCTACGCGAGCCTGATGCTCAGGGGAGTAACGCTCGCCGACGATTTTAATCGTTTCAAGCGCCAGTGTTATCTGACGTGAGTCATCCTGCGAAAGAATGATGTCGACAGCCCCCAGGTTTTCCTCCAGCCGGTGTAGTTTAGTGGTGCCAGGGATGGGAACAATCCACGGCTTTTGTGCCAGCAGCCATGCCAGAGCGATTTGAGCAGACGTCACGCCTTTCTCTGCAGCCAGTTCACCCAACAACGAGACCAGCTTTTCATTGGCTTCAATTGCCTGTTCGGCGAAGCGCGGCACGGTGCTGCGGTAATCATCCTTGCCAAAAGTCGTTCCTGGCTTAATCGCCCCGGTCAGGAAGCCTTTACCTAATGGGCTGAATGGTACGAAACCAATGCCCAGTTCCTCCAGCAACGGCAGGAGCTCCTGCTCAGGCTCACGCCACCACAGGGAGTATTCGCTTTGCAGGGCAGTGATGGGTTGTACAGCATGTGCACGACGAATGGTTTGCACACCCGCTTCGGACAGACCGAAATGTTTGACTTTGCCTTCAGCTATCAGGTCTTTCACGGTTCCCGCAACATCTTCAATGGGGACATTCGGGTCGACACGGTGTTGATACAGCAAATCAATGACATCAGTCTTAAGACGGCGTAATGACCCTTCAACCGCTTGACGGATATGCTCAGGACGGCTGTTTAAAATCTGCTGCTTGTTGTCCGTACCGAAGGTAAAACCAAACTTGGTGGCGATGACCACCCGGTCACGAAATGGTTTTAAGGCTTCACCGACCACCTCTTCATTAAGGAAGGGGCCATAGACTTCGGCGGTATCGAAGAATGTTACGCCACGTTCAACCGCAGCGCGAATGAGCTCGATAGCCTGACGCGTCTCTGTCGCTGGACCATAGCCGTGGCTGAGGCCCATGCAACCGAGCCCAAGAGCGGAAACTTCAAGTCCGGATTTACCCAGATAACGTTTTTGCATTGAATGAATACCTCTTTTATCGCGACTTAAACATTAAGTTTGCGGCCAGTCAGCCATTCCACCATCGCCCACGCTTTTGCCGTACTTCTGACCAATTGCCGTTAACACGGGATGCTGGAACAGGCCATTTCTATCTATGGACGAAAGTGTCGTCTGGCATCAATAACGAAGTTTTATTTTTTTAGCTGGACGGTCAGTGCCATCAAGGCGCTGGCTGTTGTAAACAGCGCAATTATCCAGCCCATCGTCCATGGTGTGCCATCACTGAACAGAGCAAGAAGAAGTGAAGAGATGATGCCACTGCCGTATTGTAACGCTCCCATTAGCGCCGACGCTGAGCCTGCAACATTAGGCACTGCGTCAAGTGCGCAAGCTGTGGATGTTGCAGCGATGATGCCATTCATAGAGAAGAATACGAATACAGCACCGACAATCACGGTAATTCCGCCTACACCGAGGCCGGTCGTGACCGCCAGCACTATTGCCGCAATAGTGGCGATGAACACGGCATTCTTGAGCAACGTTTCCAGTGGATAGCGGTGAACCAGACGTCTGTTGACCATACTCACAGCCATTAATCCCACAATGTTTATTGCAAACAGCCAACCGTAGTGCTGTGGATCAACGCCGAAGTACGTGATGAACACAAACGGAGAACCAGTGATAAAAGCGTAGGCCGCGACGTAATAAAATGTCAGACACAGAGTAAACTGCATGTATTTGGCATTGGTTAGCAAGGCATAATAGTTTTGAAAAGCATTGGTAACTGAGGCTTGCGAGCGCTTTTCAGCAGGTAATGTCTCCGGTAACCAAAATAAAGACATCAGCATTAACATTCCGATAATCGCCAGCAGCCAGAAAATGGCGTGCCACGAGGTGACTTTAATCATTTGCCCGCCGAGCAGTGGGCCAGCAATTGGCGCGATGGCCATAATGATCATCAGAGTTGAAAGCATTTGTGCTGCACGAGTGCGGCTAAACAGGTCACGGATCATTGCTCGTGCCAACATCGGACCGGTACAGGCACCTAACGCCTGAAAAACACGCCAGAAGACAATTTGCACGATATCTGTTGATAACGCGCAGCCCACCGAGCCGATGATGAATAGACCTAAACCGATAAACAGCGGCAGACGACGCCCGTAACGATCGCTAATCGGTCCCCAAATCAGTTGTGCAATGCAAAAGCCGATAAGGAACCCTGTGATCGTCAGCTCTGAATCACCTTGTAAATCTTTCGCCATGACGGGCATAGCCGGAAGATAGATGTCGGTTGATAAAGAGGTAACAGCCATCAGGGCGCTGAGAATGAGTAGAAACGATAGACCGGTTTTGTTAGCTGTAGCCGACTGTGTACGTGCCTGTTGATTAAGCATGGTGATCCGTTGGACATGAAGAGATAAGGGCATGTTAACGGGTTTATGCTCGCTGATAATCACAGGGGGAGGATAGGGACTATGAATAACATTCATTAATATTGGGAATGACGAAGGCAGTGAAAGAATGATTTGAACAGGCAGATCGTAAAGACGCCGTCTTCCCTTTGTAAAAATAAGCCTCCAAGGAGGCTCGAGCCGCGCCATTCATGGCGCGGACGCTTTACTCTTCTGCCTATCCTCACTGTATAGAAGCTAATGTGATGTTTTCCGGAGGAATAGCGAAATACGACGTTCGCTATTTAATCATTACTTCGCTTCCTGAAACGCCAACTCAATCTCTTCCGCCAGTATCGCCACGCCCTTTTCAATCTCTTCTGGTGCGGGGACGTAGTTCATCCGCATACATTGATGGGTATGGGGCCAGTCATATCCCAGACCGGGGAAGAAGTAGTGGCCCGGCACCATCAATACGCCGCGTTTTTTCAGGCGCTGATAGAGCAGTTCGGTGCTGATCGGCAAGTCTTTAAACCATAACCAGAGGAAGATGGCCCCTTCCGGTTTGTGGATCAGGCAGCGCTCAGGCGGCAGGTATTTGCGCAGAATGGCAATAGTTTGCTGTACCCGCTCAAAATAGAATGGCCGAATCACCTCGTTGGATAAGCGCAATAAATCACCACGCTCAATCATTTCGGCGGCAATTGCTGGCCCCATGCTGCCCGGAGATAAGCTGATAATGCCATTCATATTGGTGATGGCCGAAATCACTTTCTCATCGGCGATGACAATGCCGCAGCGCGAACCCGGCAGGCCCAGCTTCGACAGGCTCATGCACAGAATGATATTTGGGTTCCACAAAGGGGTGGCGTCAGTAAAGATGATGCCGGGGAAGGGCACGCCATAAGCATTATCAATCAATAGCGGAATATCACGCTGCTGAGCAATAGCATCGAGGCGAATTAACTCTTCGTCAGTAATCACATTCCCGGTCGGATTGGTTGGCCGTGATACACATATCAGACCAATATCATCGGTAATATTCAGGTGATCGAAATCAACGTGATACTTGAATTGGCCTTCCGGCAGCAGCTCAATGTTGGGTTTGGCGGAGACAAATAAATCCTCGTCCAGACCCGCATCGGCATAACCGAGATACTCAGGAGCTAGCGGGAACAGCACCCGACGACGGCTACCATCAGCATAGCGGCCTGCGAATAAATTAAATAAGTAGAAAAATGCGCTCTGACTGCCATTTGTCAGTGCAATATTCTGTGGCTCAATTTGCCAACCCAGTTCGTCGCGCAGCATTTTTGCCAGTGCTTTGAGCAGCAAATCTTTGCCCTGTGGCCCGTCGTAATTGCACAGCGCCTCGGTCAATTGCCCGCGCTCCAGCATC comes from Yersinia mollaretii ATCC 43969 and encodes:
- a CDS encoding LysR family transcriptional regulator, which codes for MLKENFNELQIFLVVARERSFTKAAGKLGVSQSALSHAMKALEERLNIRLLTRTTRSVAPTEAGERIIACLEPRIADLEQELESLVQLNGTASGNIRLSAGEHAARSLVWPKLKPFLREYPEINLELVVDNGFVDIVEGRFDAGIRLGESVDKDMIAVRIGPDMRMAVVGAPSYFAANPVPETPHELQNHRCINMRLPTAGGLYHWEFEKEGKPLRVRVEGQVTFNQQAERIDAALSGFGIACIPEDRVQDYIKSGELIQVLQDWCPSFPGYYLYYPSRKQHPPAFALMIDALRYSE
- a CDS encoding multidrug effflux MFS transporter, with product MLNQQARTQSATANKTGLSFLLILSALMAVTSLSTDIYLPAMPVMAKDLQGDSELTITGFLIGFCIAQLIWGPISDRYGRRLPLFIGLGLFIIGSVGCALSTDIVQIVFWRVFQALGACTGPMLARAMIRDLFSRTRAAQMLSTLMIIMAIAPIAGPLLGGQMIKVTSWHAIFWLLAIIGMLMLMSLFWLPETLPAEKRSQASVTNAFQNYYALLTNAKYMQFTLCLTFYYVAAYAFITGSPFVFITYFGVDPQHYGWLFAINIVGLMAVSMVNRRLVHRYPLETLLKNAVFIATIAAIVLAVTTGLGVGGITVIVGAVFVFFSMNGIIAATSTACALDAVPNVAGSASALMGALQYGSGIISSLLLALFSDGTPWTMGWIIALFTTASALMALTVQLKK
- a CDS encoding aldo/keto reductase, with product MQKRYLGKSGLEVSALGLGCMGLSHGYGPATETRQAIELIRAAVERGVTFFDTAEVYGPFLNEEVVGEALKPFRDRVVIATKFGFTFGTDNKQQILNSRPEHIRQAVEGSLRRLKTDVIDLLYQHRVDPNVPIEDVAGTVKDLIAEGKVKHFGLSEAGVQTIRRAHAVQPITALQSEYSLWWREPEQELLPLLEELGIGFVPFSPLGKGFLTGAIKPGTTFGKDDYRSTVPRFAEQAIEANEKLVSLLGELAAEKGVTSAQIALAWLLAQKPWIVPIPGTTKLHRLEENLGAVDIILSQDDSRQITLALETIKIVGERYSPEHQARVGR
- a CDS encoding valine--pyruvate transaminase, producing MKFSLFGDKFTRYAGITRLMDDLNDGLRTPGSIMLGGGNPAHIPEMDAYFQQLCQEMLERGQLTEALCNYDGPQGKDLLLKALAKMLRDELGWQIEPQNIALTNGSQSAFFYLFNLFAGRYADGSRRRVLFPLAPEYLGYADAGLDEDLFVSAKPNIELLPEGQFKYHVDFDHLNITDDIGLICVSRPTNPTGNVITDEELIRLDAIAQQRDIPLLIDNAYGVPFPGIIFTDATPLWNPNIILCMSLSKLGLPGSRCGIVIADEKVISAITNMNGIISLSPGSMGPAIAAEMIERGDLLRLSNEVIRPFYFERVQQTIAILRKYLPPERCLIHKPEGAIFLWLWFKDLPISTELLYQRLKKRGVLMVPGHYFFPGLGYDWPHTHQCMRMNYVPAPEEIEKGVAILAEEIELAFQEAK